TCGATACAGGCCAGGGCAGCGCGGGCCGGTTCGGTCTCGCCGCGGCGGACGCGGACGATCGCCTCGCCGGTTTCGCCGGCGAATTCGAACCTGACGACGGTCATATCGGCGTGGGCGCTGCCCGGATCTCCCAGCAGGTTCTGGGCCGCGTACCAGCACTCGCGTTGAAACGCTCGGCGATCGATCCCGGCGTCGGGCCAGCTCTCGAGCTCGACGGCGAGATACCGCCACCGCGGCTGGAGGTGTTTCGGGAGGTGTTTCATGCGTCCGCGGCGGGGTCGTCGCCGGGATCGCCGACCTCGCCCTCGGCGTCGGCGTCGGCGTCGGCGTCAGCGGCGGTCGGCGACCGCTCGGCGACCAGCACGCCGACCTGGTCGTGGACGCGTTCGACGGCGGTCAGCGAGAAGCCGGCGTCGGTGAAGGCGTCGGCGAGCGCGCCGACCGTCGCGGGGTCGTCGACCTCGGGCGAGTAGAACGGCGCGTCGGAATCCGGCTCGCCGAAGAACATCACGTCCCCGAGGACGAACTTGCGCGGCTCGAGGGCGGCGATGACGTCGATCGCCTCGCGCTTCTCGTCGTCCGAGAGGTGGTGCATGGCGAAGTTCGAGGTGACGACGTCGACCGGGCCGTCGTACTCGGGCTCCCGGAAGGTGCCGTAATCGAACTCGAGGTTCTCGAGGCCTTCCTCGTCGGCTTTCCGCTCGGCTTCCTCCATCATCCCCTCGCTGATGTCGCGGCCGACCACGCGGTCGGCGTCGGGGGCGAGCGCGAGCGCGATGGCGCCGGTCCCCGTTCCGAGGTCGAGGACGACGTCGTCCTCGCCGGGGGCGGCGTGTTCGACGACCAGGTTCGCACAGGCGCGGTACTCGTCGGAGTTCGATTCGTCGTATTCGCCGGCCTTCTCGTCGAATCGGGCGGCGTGGTCCTCAAGGCTCTTCTTCATACCTCCCTCGTTCGACCCCGGGCTCAATGAACGACTCGGACTGGATCCGACGGTTGCGCTCGGCGAGCCGTCCCCACTCCGCTAACCCTCGCTCGACGAACGCCGTCGAGAGGCCGATCTCCTCGCCGAGCGCCGTCAGTTCGCGGGGGGCGCGCAACTCGAGGTGCGAGCGCGGGTTCGCGCTGACCACGTAGGGGGCGTCGTAGTGGCCGACGATCTCCTCGAGCTTGCGCAGCGACTGGAGGACTCTGACGCGACGTCCGCCGCTGGTCCGGAGCACCCCCGAGAGGTCGAACTCGAGGCGGACGCCGTTCTCGACCGCCGCCTTCACCAGCACGTGGTTCACGTCGCCGTTGTCGGCCATCGGGTGGGCCAGCACGTCGACCTTCTCGCTCTCGACGGCGAACCGGTTCACGGCGTTCGTTCCGCCGTGGACGCCGACGATCGTCTCGGTCGTCCGGTAGTTCCCGACGGAGCCGCCGGCCGCCTGCGGGTCGTCGGCGCGGATCTCGAGGCCCTCCACGACGTCGATCCCGTACGCCTCGCGGATCGCCTCGGCGTCGTACTCCGCGCGCGAATCGTGGTGGTTGCGCACGACCACGCCCTCGAAGCCGTAGTCGGCCGCCGTCTTGGCGAACCGGGCGACCGTGCTCTCTCCGTCTGGGCGGGCGTGGACGGCCTCGTACATACTCGAGTCGTCTCGCGGCGGCGACTTGGGGTTTGCGTCATGCGACGGTACTCAGCGTCGAGTCGCTCGCAAAATCACGTGGCCGGGAACGCGTCTCGAGCAACTGCGAGAGACGTGTGACCCGGGGGAAGGCAGGCCATTACCCGATACGACCGCGAGCGACCGAAGGGAGCGAGCGGGCCGACGACTGATGTGAGTGAGGACTGGAGAGACGAACGAACGGAAGGAGGAGTGCTTTTCATCGAAGTTTTGCCGAGTGGGGTCGCTGCGCGACCCCACGCAGAGCAAAAGTTCGGTTCTAGTTCAGGATGGACTGCGCGACCGTCGCGAGCTGCCCGTTATCCGCTTCCTGGAGTCGGTCGTCGCCGATCTTCAGGCGAAGGCGCGGACGGCCGACGTCGATCGGGACCTTCTCGGTGTCGATCAGGCCCATATCCTCGAGCTTGGTCTTCGTGCGGCTGAACGTGGCCTTACTAGCGATGCCGACGTCCTCGCCCCACTTGCTGATGTCGTACAGTAGGGCCTCGTTCTTGGCCGCGACGAGCAGCGAGATCGTCACTTCGTCGAGGCCGTCGCCGTCGCCGCGGGCGGTCTCGAGCGAGTTGAGGATCGACGTGAAGTCCTCCTCGGCCTCGGGGCTGATCTCCTCGGAGAGGGTCTCGCGAACGGCCGTGATCGGCGGCGTCCGGAGGTTGAATTCGGCGGCGTCGTCCCAGCGGGCCGCGTAGGTGTCGTAGGTGTCTTCGACGAAGCTCTCGTCGTCCGTGACGAGGCCGCCGACGCGGTCGCCGGCGTGGACGATGGCGATCACTCGGTCCTCGGTGACCAAAAGCGAGTTCTCGGGCGCCTCCTCGAGCGTGCGGAGCGCGAGGGCGTCCTCGCTGATGAGGTCCGCGGCGTTCGAGGCGACGATGAAGTCGTCCATGACGTCTTTCAGCGTTCGTTCGTCGGCGAGCATGTGGACGGACGGCAGGTCGCCGTCGAACGCGGTCGCGACCGAAACGAACTCTTCGATGGCGTCCCCCGACGGGTTGACCATGTAGACGTCCCCGGTCGCCTCCTCGAGTACGGAGTCGAGGATATCGTCAATCTGGTGGTTGAGTAAATTCGAGGTCATGTCTATACAGAAGTAAACGTACGGATATTACTTAATTTTGGTGGCCGAATCCACACCAGAACATCGTGTGCGACGGCGACGCCGGTAATTTTTGTCCGCGCTTTCGTCAGTTCACCGACGAGATGGTGCCGAATCGATATCTTGTCGGAAATCTGTCTAGAGCCGCGAGACCGTTCGACTGCACCGTCGTTAGCCACTCGTAAACAGTTGCGGAATTGACGATAGATATATAGTAACGATCTGTTATTGTTAGGTCATATGGGTGTTAGCTGCGAGCGGTTGTGGTCGGTTGCGCGTGAGCTCCTCTATCAGGCACACACGGCCGAGAGAGCGGATCGACCGGCGATGCGAGCCAAGCGCGTCAGCACGTACGGCGGCCCTTGACCGCCTCCCACGACTGCAGTCGTGGATTCCTCCGCTTGGCTGTCGGACTCTCTGTGGGAATCACTCGACGAACCGCGACGCCAACTCCGTCGACCAGTAGACGTCGCCGTTGAAGATCACCGACGCTTCCGTTTCTTGGAGTAGCGTGGCCAGTTCCGACTTCGTCACGGTGAAATTCGACTGCGTGCCACAGAGGTAGGCGAACTCGTTGTCCTCGACGTGCGGGAAGTAGTACGAGCCCGTGACCCGCGTCGAGTAACAGTCGAACGTGACCAGGTACTCGGCGCGCTCGTCCTCGAGTTTCTCGAGCGTGAGCGTGGTCGGGACGCGGTGTTCGCCCTGGGTCAGCGAGTGCGTGCCGTCGCCGACGACGGCGTAGTCTTTCCCCATCATGATGCGCCTGCGCGCGAGCCCCATCGCGCGTTCGATGCTGAACCCGTGGACGAGGAGTTTGGCGAACGTCGAGCCGACTTTGACGGCGTGGTCGTTGAGGACCTTCGAGAAGGTGACCGCGCCGGCGACGCTCCCCCGCTCGATGAGCCCCATCCCCTCGTAGTAGGAGCCGCAGGCGTTGAGGAAGAACGTCTGGGTGTTACAGCGACCGAGAGACGAGGTCGAGAGGTAGCCGTCGGGACAGCGCAGGCCGTCGGTTTCGCAGTGGCCGATGTAGTGGACGAAGTCGTGGTCGTCCTCGAAGACGCGCGCGAGTTCGGCCGTCGAGAGCGATTCGTCGACGGTCACCTCCATCGAGAGCTCCTCGGATCGCTGGCGGTAGATCTCGGCGACGTCGTCGTGTTCGCCGGCCATCTCGGGATCGTTCAGGACGACGGCGATCGACGTCGAGTCGGTCGCGCGCTCGAGGTAGTCCAGTCGGTTGTGATAGGCCTCGGGGGTCGTCTTGAAGACGTCGATCGGGACGCCGTCGGCGAGCCAGCCGTGGACCCGCCCGTTGTGGAGTTCGGGTTTGACGATGTCGACCGACGCGACCTTCCCGGCACTCGCCCGGCTGCGGCCGTCGCGGCCGTCGGTTCCGTCGCGGGAACCGCCGCCGCGGTAGAAGTCCTCCAGCGAGCGCTCGACGAGTTCCTTCCCCTCGAGTTCGGAGGTCCGGGGCATGTGGATCAGGCTCATCCGGTCGAGCAGAAAGGGGAGCGACTCGACGCTGTCGTAGTCGGGGCGGACGTACGTCGAGAGGTGCCAGTCGGGGAGGCGGTGTTCGATGGCGGCGTCGGGCACCTCGAGGTAGGTCGCGAGTCGGCGCTGTGGGCCGGCCTCGTAGAGTTCCTCGGCGTCGAGACCGAGGACCTCGAGCATGCTCTGCTCGGCCAGGTTCGTCCCGTAGGGGCCGGCGTTGCGGACGAGGCAGTCGAAGAAGAAGACCTTCCGGAGCAGTCGATCGACGTCGCGCTCGAGACCGGGCATCGGCGACAGCCGCTTCTCGACGGCGAACTCCGGGACGCGAAGCGTCGCGTGGTTCGGCCCGGTCGCGGGACGCTCGCGGGGTTGAATCGTCGCCTGCAGGTAGTAGGCCAGCGGCGCGGCGACGAACAGCGACTCGTAGTCGGCCGGGACGATCAGTTCGATCCCCGACGGCGAGAAGTCCTCCCGGATGCAGTCCGGAATCTCGAGGCCGTCGCCGCACTCGAGCAGCGACGGGTGGCCCCTGAGGGTCGGATAGGTGCGATCCGGACCGTCGGTCTTGTGGGAGGTGGCGAGATGCGTGAGTCCGGCGGCGACCCCCTCGGGCGTGTCGGGAACGGTGATGGTTCCCGCGGGGAGTTCGTGGCGACTCCGGAAGCCGACGATCACGCGCACGCGATCGGGAAATCTGACGACGGTCTCCTCGTAGCCGCCGGTCTTCTCGATCGTCGCCGTCCCGGAAAACCGGAGGTACGTCTTGATCTCCGTGTCGATGTCGACGACGTACTCGCCCGGGGACAGCGAGAGCGGCGCCCCGTCGGGATCGAGCTCGTGTTGCTCGTCCGAG
This portion of the Haloterrigena gelatinilytica genome encodes:
- a CDS encoding Rpp14/Pop5 family protein codes for the protein MKHLPKHLQPRWRYLAVELESWPDAGIDRRAFQRECWYAAQNLLGDPGSAHADMTVVRFEFAGETGEAIVRVRRGETEPARAALACIDEIDGAAVGLRVCGISGTIRAAEEKYLGRRGQDSEERNVVFGNEERVAVLRECVADVRLDEAFAGATDLDYDLA
- a CDS encoding class I SAM-dependent methyltransferase produces the protein MKKSLEDHAARFDEKAGEYDESNSDEYRACANLVVEHAAPGEDDVVLDLGTGTGAIALALAPDADRVVGRDISEGMMEEAERKADEEGLENLEFDYGTFREPEYDGPVDVVTSNFAMHHLSDDEKREAIDVIAALEPRKFVLGDVMFFGEPDSDAPFYSPEVDDPATVGALADAFTDAGFSLTAVERVHDQVGVLVAERSPTAADADADADAEGEVGDPGDDPAADA
- a CDS encoding RNase P subunit p30 family protein; the protein is MYEAVHARPDGESTVARFAKTAADYGFEGVVVRNHHDSRAEYDAEAIREAYGIDVVEGLEIRADDPQAAGGSVGNYRTTETIVGVHGGTNAVNRFAVESEKVDVLAHPMADNGDVNHVLVKAAVENGVRLEFDLSGVLRTSGGRRVRVLQSLRKLEEIVGHYDAPYVVSANPRSHLELRAPRELTALGEEIGLSTAFVERGLAEWGRLAERNRRIQSESFIEPGVERGRYEEEP
- the tbsP gene encoding transcriptional regulator TbsP, which translates into the protein MTSNLLNHQIDDILDSVLEEATGDVYMVNPSGDAIEEFVSVATAFDGDLPSVHMLADERTLKDVMDDFIVASNAADLISEDALALRTLEEAPENSLLVTEDRVIAIVHAGDRVGGLVTDDESFVEDTYDTYAARWDDAAEFNLRTPPITAVRETLSEEISPEAEEDFTSILNSLETARGDGDGLDEVTISLLVAAKNEALLYDISKWGEDVGIASKATFSRTKTKLEDMGLIDTEKVPIDVGRPRLRLKIGDDRLQEADNGQLATVAQSILN